The Candidatus Glassbacteria bacterium genome includes a region encoding these proteins:
- a CDS encoding acetylglutamate kinase: VARAVATGLKAEQLVFLTNVPCIYDDVYQLTTLKPDQAESLIESGIIAGGMIPKVRSGIAALEAGVSRVVITDIDGLTARLAGEEAGTVIEK, translated from the coding sequence ACGTGGCCCGGGCGGTGGCGACAGGTCTGAAAGCCGAGCAGCTGGTGTTTCTCACCAACGTGCCCTGCATTTACGATGATGTATACCAGTTGACAACGCTTAAACCGGACCAGGCCGAAAGCCTGATTGAAAGCGGGATTATCGCCGGGGGAATGATCCCCAAGGTCCGCTCGGGAATCGCCGCGCTGGAAGCCGGCGTATCCCGCGTGGTGATCACGGATATCGACGGGCTGACTGCGCGGCTGGCCGGCGAAGAGGCCGGCACGGTTATCGAGAAGTAA